In Candidatus Berkelbacteria bacterium, the following are encoded in one genomic region:
- a CDS encoding polyphenol oxidase family protein, protein MMGLLRFKQFSKLPNIVHGISTTDYGNLSYKWAENNQQTAKDVRDKRRLFFKDLGINEHDVVATQVVGGKKFYDLDATDRGRGIDSPSEGIAGDGFFTTSPGTYLFVIVGDCLALFLFEPEKRVCGLVHCGWRGVDKEVPQLAVEYMVKKFNCDASKIIVGLSPALQKESSLFKDFHEISPERLKAWKPYIKKVGNQFQADWIKFALDQLAEAGIDPKNIENSGIDTRKNKKFYSHRRSEQDKTPEGRFGCLIGILK, encoded by the coding sequence ATGATGGGCCTTCTTCGTTTTAAGCAGTTCTCAAAACTACCGAATATTGTGCATGGCATCTCGACGACAGATTACGGTAATTTGTCCTATAAATGGGCCGAAAACAATCAGCAAACCGCCAAGGATGTACGAGACAAACGACGTCTATTTTTTAAGGATTTAGGGATTAACGAACACGACGTCGTCGCCACGCAGGTTGTTGGTGGTAAGAAGTTTTATGATTTAGACGCAACAGATCGAGGACGGGGGATAGATAGCCCCTCCGAGGGAATTGCTGGCGACGGCTTTTTCACCACTTCTCCGGGTACTTACCTGTTCGTCATTGTGGGCGATTGTCTGGCGCTTTTTCTGTTTGAACCTGAAAAACGGGTTTGCGGCTTGGTTCACTGCGGTTGGCGGGGCGTAGACAAAGAAGTTCCTCAGTTGGCCGTAGAATATATGGTTAAAAAGTTCAACTGCGACGCCTCGAAGATCATCGTCGGTCTCTCGCCCGCACTGCAGAAAGAGTCCTCACTTTTTAAAGATTTTCATGAGATTAGCCCTGAACGGCTGAAAGCCTGGAAGCCGTATATAAAGAAGGTGGGCAACCAGTTCCAAGCCGATTGGATTAAATTCGCTCTCGATCAGCTAGCTGAAGCCGGGATTGACCCGAAAAATATCGAAAACAGCGGTATCGACACCCGTAAAAACAAAAAATTCTATTCGCATCGTCGCAGTGAGCAAGATAAAACGCCCGAAGGTCGGTTTGGTTGCCTCATTGGCATCCTGAAATAG